Proteins from one Calditrichota bacterium genomic window:
- a CDS encoding translation initiation factor, producing MKEKPSKLVYSTDRKAQEQIKAEKKQQPPVKDAPAEKQTIHISLQTKGRKGKKVTVASGFVHSAENLKQLARELKQACGAGGTVKDDVIEIQGDKRQQVAQFLLQRGYRIRGV from the coding sequence ATGAAAGAAAAACCATCAAAATTAGTTTATTCCACTGATCGGAAAGCTCAGGAACAGATCAAAGCGGAGAAAAAGCAACAGCCTCCGGTCAAAGATGCACCTGCCGAAAAGCAGACTATTCACATCTCACTGCAAACCAAAGGCAGGAAAGGGAAAAAAGTAACTGTTGCCAGCGGTTTTGTCCATTCAGCGGAAAATTTGAAGCAACTGGCGCGGGAATTGAAGCAAGCCTGTGGCGCTGGCGGGACAGTGAAGGATGATGTCATCGAAATTCAGGGTGATAAAAGGCAGCAGGTGGCGCAATTTTTGTTACAGCGGGGTTATCGAATAAGAGGAGTTTAG
- a CDS encoding S8 family serine peptidase, which yields MAKKIALISIFGLVWRLFLSDSFARENSNQSGSWDFLNTTAIGAKQFIEKNPEADGRGVVIFILDSGVDPGVPGLQKTSVGEVKIIDVRDFTGQGDVALYAGEPGQSDGEKYIEHPDGFRLFNYQKLKFQPENGEYWIGYLDEHRFRNSKVGDVNNNGKTDDQFGVLAFETAEADSFVWLVYVDTDGDRQLDDEKPLRDYCKNYEIFHFRGGDSRYDARPLNFAINFDSYGMKVSFYFDDEGHGTHVAGIAAGYQIFGQENFNGIAPGAQIISLKIGNGDLPGGSTTTSSVARAIEFIEDYLQSHSGPVVVNLSYGIGAIQPGKSDISHLFHRLILDHDNVFVCVSNGNEGPGIATTGAPAAEALVFSVGAFLPRKTANDVLGTHLKQDQLFYFSSRGGRVNKPDAIAPGFASSTVPAFAREDLSRGTSMAAPQISGAAALLISAVRKIDSKNRFTSLMLKQALKQSATPLPQFSAVDQGGGIVNVPLAFEILKKRIAARKMSDPVSYEVVADSPVNSETTHDGAYWRVGGYFPADGEKTVFRVYPIFPDSVAADQRAQFYRAFTLRSQVAWLKPEKKFVYLRGEDGVEIAVRYDGRQLSDPGLYAGKIFAVRKDIAGPRLREFELLNTVIVPYHFTNENSYRRQFEERRLSPGDWKRYFIQTPPGATEANISLKATGNRFCRINLFCHSPAGGSYREIYGITSKDSRAREIHISGKDLQPGIWEVVVQADALNEKRAAFQLSVSFAGFTVSPDVIADYHYSLGKEPNGTLDVCNEFSVPFYGFAVGELPGYQRKKQLIVQNVDHFDYSFQVKENARKVRFVVEIAPEAFLKMSDIALIVTDSRRQKIADEALSFPKGEIEIFPKAGEFYNLRVQAAFVHGNSIGQWKFKLTEQYELTEKINVKIYADENRLFWLYPSIKRKLDFVFDKSPRVAPDGFDMFGDIKFYARDKVRQVFSVPVSLKNY from the coding sequence ATGGCAAAAAAAATTGCATTAATCAGCATCTTTGGTTTGGTGTGGCGCCTGTTTTTGAGTGACTCATTTGCACGTGAAAATAGCAACCAATCGGGTTCGTGGGATTTTTTGAACACAACGGCGATCGGAGCAAAACAATTCATTGAAAAAAACCCCGAAGCAGACGGCAGAGGCGTAGTGATTTTCATTCTCGACAGCGGCGTCGATCCGGGCGTTCCCGGGCTGCAGAAGACGTCAGTCGGAGAAGTAAAAATTATCGATGTGCGCGATTTTACCGGTCAGGGGGACGTTGCGCTTTATGCCGGCGAGCCGGGTCAGAGCGACGGCGAGAAGTACATCGAACATCCGGACGGTTTTCGGCTGTTCAATTATCAAAAGTTGAAATTTCAACCCGAAAACGGCGAGTACTGGATCGGGTATCTTGACGAGCATCGTTTTCGAAATTCCAAAGTGGGCGACGTCAACAACAATGGTAAAACTGACGATCAATTCGGAGTTTTGGCATTTGAAACTGCGGAAGCGGATTCTTTTGTCTGGCTGGTGTACGTGGATACTGACGGAGATCGTCAACTTGACGATGAGAAACCGCTGCGGGACTACTGCAAAAATTATGAAATTTTCCATTTCCGCGGCGGCGACTCGCGCTACGACGCGCGGCCTTTGAATTTTGCTATTAATTTTGACAGCTATGGCATGAAAGTTTCCTTTTATTTTGACGATGAAGGCCATGGTACTCATGTTGCCGGGATTGCCGCTGGCTATCAGATTTTTGGGCAGGAAAATTTTAACGGCATTGCTCCCGGCGCGCAAATCATCAGTTTGAAAATCGGCAATGGCGATCTGCCTGGCGGAAGCACGACGACGAGCAGCGTCGCACGGGCGATTGAATTTATCGAAGATTATCTCCAATCTCACTCCGGTCCGGTCGTTGTGAATTTGAGTTACGGAATCGGCGCGATTCAGCCGGGGAAAAGCGACATCAGCCATTTATTTCATCGCCTGATTCTGGATCACGATAATGTTTTTGTCTGCGTCAGCAACGGCAATGAAGGACCGGGCATTGCCACGACTGGCGCGCCGGCAGCGGAGGCGCTCGTTTTTTCTGTGGGAGCGTTTTTGCCGCGGAAAACGGCAAATGATGTTCTCGGAACGCACCTGAAACAAGATCAACTTTTCTATTTCAGTTCGCGCGGCGGACGAGTGAACAAGCCGGACGCGATTGCCCCAGGTTTTGCTTCTTCGACTGTTCCTGCCTTTGCGCGGGAGGATTTGTCACGCGGCACGAGCATGGCAGCGCCGCAGATTTCCGGCGCAGCAGCGTTGCTCATCAGCGCCGTGCGGAAAATAGATTCGAAAAATAGATTCACGAGTCTGATGCTCAAACAGGCGCTCAAACAAAGCGCGACGCCTTTGCCGCAGTTTAGCGCTGTGGATCAGGGCGGCGGAATTGTGAATGTCCCGCTTGCTTTTGAAATTCTGAAAAAGAGAATCGCGGCGCGCAAAATGAGCGATCCCGTCAGTTACGAAGTCGTGGCGGATTCTCCCGTGAATTCGGAAACGACGCACGATGGCGCGTACTGGCGCGTTGGCGGCTATTTTCCGGCGGATGGCGAAAAAACTGTGTTCCGCGTTTACCCAATTTTCCCGGATAGCGTTGCTGCGGATCAGCGCGCGCAATTTTATCGCGCGTTCACGCTGCGCTCTCAAGTGGCGTGGCTGAAACCCGAGAAAAAATTTGTTTACCTGCGCGGAGAAGACGGCGTAGAAATTGCCGTTCGTTACGACGGGAGACAGCTTTCTGATCCCGGGTTGTATGCCGGGAAAATTTTTGCGGTTCGAAAAGACATCGCTGGCCCGAGGCTGCGCGAATTTGAGTTGCTCAATACCGTGATTGTGCCTTACCATTTTACCAATGAAAATAGTTATCGGCGCCAGTTCGAGGAACGGCGTCTTTCTCCCGGCGACTGGAAACGATATTTCATTCAGACGCCGCCGGGCGCCACGGAGGCCAATATTTCTTTGAAAGCGACGGGCAATAGATTTTGTCGCATTAATCTGTTTTGTCATTCTCCGGCAGGGGGAAGTTATCGGGAAATTTACGGCATCACCAGTAAAGATAGCCGAGCCCGTGAAATTCACATTTCCGGGAAAGATTTGCAGCCGGGAATATGGGAGGTCGTCGTCCAGGCGGATGCGCTCAATGAAAAGCGTGCGGCGTTTCAATTGTCAGTTTCATTCGCCGGCTTCACGGTGTCGCCTGATGTGATCGCCGATTACCACTATTCGCTTGGCAAGGAACCTAACGGCACATTGGACGTTTGTAATGAGTTTAGCGTCCCATTTTACGGTTTCGCAGTGGGCGAGCTGCCCGGCTATCAGAGAAAAAAACAACTCATCGTGCAAAATGTGGATCATTTCGATTATAGTTTTCAGGTCAAAGAAAACGCGCGTAAAGTCCGCTTTGTCGTTGAGATCGCCCCTGAAGCGTTTCTGAAAATGTCGGATATCGCGCTCATCGTCACGGATTCGCGTCGGCAAAAGATCGCTGACGAAGCGTTGTCGTTTCCCAAAGGCGAAATTGAAATTTTTCCCAAAGCTGGTGAATTTTACAATTTGCGAGTCCAGGCGGCTTTTGTACACGGAAATTCCATTGGGCAGTGGAAATTTAAATTAACAGAACAATACGAATTGACGGAAAAAATTAATGTGAAAATTTACGCCGATGAAAATCGTCTTTTTTGGCTCTATCCGTCAATAAAACGAAAATTGGATTTTGTTTTTGACAAAAGTCCCCGCGTCGCGCCAGATGGATTTGACATGTTCGGTGATATTAAATTTTACGCGAGGGACAAAGTGAGGCAGGTTTTTTCTGTTCCAGTTTCATTAAAAAATTATTGA
- a CDS encoding metallophosphoesterase yields MSLDRIEKIGIMSDSHDNLPAIRAAVDLFNRERVEFVIHAGDLVAPFTAREMKKLNCPFEIVLGNNDGEILGLHRVYQGHVHQPPLELKLGGIKILVLHDGSFLRHIEEIRDFDVIIYGHDHEGKIAKTNNGTLLINPGETGGWLHGKSTVCIFDVSQNNASLYELNISLITEK; encoded by the coding sequence ATGTCGCTGGATCGAATTGAAAAAATCGGGATCATGTCTGACAGCCACGACAATTTGCCGGCGATTCGTGCCGCTGTTGATTTGTTCAATCGGGAAAGAGTTGAGTTTGTGATTCATGCCGGCGATTTAGTGGCGCCGTTCACTGCCCGGGAAATGAAGAAGTTGAATTGTCCTTTTGAAATTGTGCTGGGAAACAATGATGGCGAAATTCTGGGTTTGCACCGCGTCTATCAGGGACATGTCCACCAACCGCCTTTGGAATTGAAACTTGGCGGGATAAAGATTTTGGTTTTGCACGATGGCTCATTTCTGCGGCATATTGAAGAAATTCGTGATTTTGACGTAATTATTTACGGACATGATCACGAGGGAAAAATTGCAAAAACTAATAACGGAACTTTGCTCATCAATCCGGGAGAAACCGGCGGTTGGCTGCACGGAAAATCAACCGTCTGTATTTTTGATGTAAGTCAAAATAATGCAAGTCTTTATGAGCTAAACATAAGCTTGATAACAGAAAAGTAA
- the rfaE1 gene encoding D-glycero-beta-D-manno-heptose-7-phosphate kinase — protein sequence MVAISEQKLELLFKSIRKRKVIVLGDLMLDRYIAGLVHRISPEAPVPVVEVENEFVRLGGAANVVYNVRSLGAIPVPIGVVGADFAGEEIVNLLKSLEIETDSVIVDSSRPTVMKTRIIANDQHVVRADWESRNSISQKIEARVARRVAKHLIDADALIIEDYNKGLLSRSLIREVIKSARRLKKIVTIDPKFDNFFAYQDVTVFKPNRKEVEAALGMHIDSQRELQQACENLAEKLHAEYILVTLGEKGMCLYEKSGNFMQIPTRARKVHDVSGAGDTVISSLTLALASDADIREAMTFANYAAGAVCGEVGVVPVTQEMIREAIAFFR from the coding sequence ATGGTTGCGATAAGCGAACAAAAATTAGAATTGCTCTTTAAAAGTATCCGAAAGCGAAAAGTGATCGTTTTGGGCGATCTGATGCTGGATCGCTACATTGCGGGGTTGGTTCATCGGATATCGCCTGAAGCGCCAGTGCCGGTTGTAGAAGTGGAAAACGAATTTGTTCGCTTGGGCGGCGCGGCAAATGTGGTCTATAATGTTCGATCTCTTGGTGCCATTCCTGTTCCTATTGGCGTTGTCGGCGCTGATTTCGCCGGAGAAGAAATTGTCAACTTGCTGAAAAGTCTGGAAATAGAAACTGATTCTGTCATCGTTGATTCCTCTCGTCCGACTGTGATGAAAACCCGAATTATCGCGAATGATCAACATGTGGTGCGCGCTGATTGGGAATCCCGAAATTCAATTTCCCAAAAAATTGAAGCGCGCGTCGCCCGGCGGGTTGCGAAACATTTGATTGATGCCGATGCATTGATTATTGAAGATTACAACAAAGGGCTGTTGAGCCGGTCGCTCATCCGGGAAGTCATTAAATCCGCTCGTCGACTGAAAAAAATCGTCACCATTGATCCGAAATTTGACAATTTTTTTGCTTATCAGGACGTAACAGTTTTTAAGCCTAATCGCAAAGAAGTGGAAGCTGCTTTAGGAATGCATATCGATTCTCAAAGAGAATTGCAGCAGGCTTGCGAAAATTTAGCTGAAAAACTGCACGCAGAATATATTTTGGTTACGCTGGGTGAGAAGGGAATGTGCCTGTACGAGAAAAGCGGAAATTTCATGCAGATTCCCACGCGCGCGCGAAAAGTTCACGATGTGTCCGGCGCCGGGGATACGGTCATTAGCTCGCTCACCCTGGCGTTGGCCTCAGACGCCGACATTCGCGAAGCTATGACATTTGCCAATTATGCCGCTGGCGCTGTCTGTGGCGAAGTCGGTGTGGTTCCGGTGACTCAGGAAATGATTAGGGAGGCCATCGCGTTCTTTCGATGA